The window AACCCATGAAGCTGCCATTCGCTGGACGTCTTCTTGCTGTCGCTATGCTGGCTGCCGCCTCTGCTGCGCTGCCTGTCTCTTCGGCTTTCGCTGAAACGCCTGCCAAACCCAAAGTCGCCCTGGTGATGAAGTCCCTGGCCAACGAATTCTTCCTGACCATGGAAGACGGCGCCAAGGCCTACCAGAAAGATCACTCCGGCGAGTTCGAGCTGATTTCCAACGGCATCAAGGACGAAACGGACACCGCGGGCCAGACGCGCATCGTCGAGCAAATGATTCTGGCCAAGGTCGATGCGCTGGTCATCGCGCCGGCTGACTCCAAGGCCATGGTGCCGGTGATCAAGAAAGCCATCGATGCCGGTATCACCGTGATCAACATCGACAACCAGCTTGACCCGGCCGTGGTCAAAAGCAAAAACATCAGTGTTCCGTTCGTAGGCCCGGACAACCGCAAAGGCGCGCGTCTGGTCGGTGAGTACCTGGCCAAGACACTCAAGGCCGGTGACGAAGTCGGCATCATCGAAGGTGTGTCCACGACCACCAACGCCCAGGCTCGCACCGCGGGTTTCAAGGACGCGATGGAAGCCGCGCAGATCAAGGTTGTGTCGGTGCAGTCCGGTGACTGGGAAATCGACAAGGGCAACAAGGTTGCCGCGTCGATCCTCAGCGAATACCCGCAAACCAAAGCCCTGCTGGCCGGTAACGACAGCATGGCGCTCGGTGTAGTGTCGGCGGTGCGTGCTGCGGGCAGGGCCGGTAAGGTTGAAGTCGTCGGCTACGACAACATCAACGCCATCAAGCCGATGCTCGCGGACGGTCGAGTGCTGGCCACGGCTGACCAGTTTGCCGCCAAACAAGCGGTGTTCGGCATCGAGACGGCGCTGAAAATCATCAAGGGCGAAAAAGTCGACAGCAGCGCGAACGGTGTGATCGAGACGCCGGTAGAGCTGGTTACCAAGTAATCCTCTGGCGACACAATGGTGCTCGCCCGTCCGGGCGAGCGCATGGAGAGTTTTTATGTCCGTTCGCGACCCGAACGCTGTCCTCACGGTCAGTGGCATCGGCAAGACCTACGCCCAACCGGTCCTGACCGGCATCGACCTGACGCTCATGCGCGGTGAAGTGCTGGCGCTGACCGGTGAGAACGGCGCGGGCAAAAGCACGCTGTCGAAGATCATTGGTGGGCTGGTCACGCCGACCACTGGCCAGATGCAATTCCAGGGGCAGGATTACCGACCGGGCAGCCGCACTCAGGCGGAAGACCTCGGCATCCGCATGGTCATGCAGGAACTCAATCTGCTGCCGACCTTGTCGGTGGCGGAAAACCTGTTTCTCGACAACTTGCCCAGCAACGGCGGCTGGATCAGTCGCAAGCAACTGCGCAAAGCAGCGATCGAAGCCATGGCTCAGGTCGGCCTCGATGCGATCGATCCGGACACCCTGGTCGGCGAACTGGGCATCGGTCACCAGCAAATGGTCGAGATCGCCCGCAACCTGATCGGCGATTGCCACGTACTGATCCTCGACGAACCGACGGCCATGCTCACAACCCGTGAAGTCGAGATGCTGTTTGAACAGATCACTCGCTTGCAAGCTCGCGGCGTGTCGATCATCTACATTTCCCATCGCCTCGAAGAGTTGGCGCGGGTTGCCCAGCGCATTGCGGTATTGCGCGACGGCAATCTGGTGTGCGTCGAGCCGATGGCCAATTACAACAGCGAGCAACTGGTCACGTTGATGGTCGGTCGTGAGCTAGGCGAACACATCGACATGGGCCCGCGCAAGATCGGCGCTGCGGCGTTGACGGTGACGGGCCTGACCCGTGCCGACAAGGTTCGTGACGTGTCCTTCGAAGTGCGCGCCGGCGAGATCTTCGGCATTTCCGGCCTGATCGGAGCAGGGCGCACCGAGTTGCTGCGGCTGATCTTCGGCGCCGATACCGCAGACAGCGGCACAGTGGCGCTGGGTTCGCCGGCGCAAGTCGTCAGCATTCGATCCCCGGTCGACGCAGTCGCTCACGGCATTGCCCTGATCACCGAAGACCGCAAGGGTGAAGGCTTGCTGTTGACGCAATCGATCGGCGCCAACATCGCGCTGGGCAACATGCCGCGTATTTCGAGTAGCGGGTTCGTCAATCCAGGCGACGAAGCGTCCCTGGCCCAGCGTCAGATCGACGCCATGCGCATCCGCAGTTCCGGCCCGGCGCAATTGGTGTCCGAGCTGTCCGGTGGCAATCAGCAGAAAGTGGTGATCGGCCGTTGGCTGGAGCGCGACTGCTCGGTGCTGTTGTTCGATGAGCCGACTCGCGGTATCGACGTCGGCGCCAAGTTCGACATTTATGCGTTGCTCGGTGAACTGACCCGCCAGGGCAAAGCGCTGGTGGTGGTCTCCAGTGACCTGCGCGAATTGATGCTGATCTGCGACCGCATCGGCGTGCTCTCGGCCGGACGGCTGATCGACACCTTCGAGCGCGACAGCTGGACCCAGGATGACTTGCTTGCCGCCGCTTTTGCCGGCTACCAAAAACGTGATGCGCTGCTCAACGAAGCCGCGCCTAGGGATCTTCCATGAAAACCGTATCTTCGCCCGGCAAACGCAGTGGCAACTTTTATGGCCTCGGCACTTACCTGGGCCTGGCCGGTGCGTTGCTGGCGATGGTCGTGCTGTTCTCGGCCCTGAGCAGCCACTTCCTGTCCTACGACACTTTCAGCACCTTGGCCAACCAGATTCCGGACCTGATGGTCCTGGCGGTCGGCATGACCTTTGTGTTGATCATCGGCGGCATCGACCTGTCGGTGGGCTCGGTGCTGGCGCTCGCCGCCTCGACGGTCAGCGTGGCGATTCTCGGCTGGGGCTGGAGCGTCCTGCCCGCGGCGTTGCTTGGCATGGCGGCGGCCGCACTCGCGGGGACCATCACCGGTTCGATCACCGTGGCGTGGCGCATTCCATCGTTCATCGTGTCCCTCGGCGTGCTGGAAATGGCTCGCGGTGTGGCGTATCAGATGACAGGTTCCCGCACGGCGTACATTGGTGATGCCTTCGCCTGGTTGTCCAATCCGATCGCCTTCGGGATTTCGCCATCGTTTATCATCGCCTTGTTGATCATCTTCATCGCCCAGGCTGTGTTGACCCGTACCGTGTTCGGTCGCTACCTGATCGGCATCGGCACCAACGAAGAAGCGGTACGGCTGGCGGGGATCAATCCCAAGCCCTACAAGATCCTGGTGTTCAGCCTGATGGGATTGCTGGCGGGTATCGCCGCGCTGTTTCAGATTTCGCGCCTGGAAGCGGCCGACCCGAATGCCGGCTCCGGCCTGGAACTGCAAGTGATTGCTGCCGTGGTTATCGGCGGCACCAGCCTGATGGGCGGTCGCGGTTCGGTCATCAGTACGTTTTTCGGGGTGTTGATCATTTCCGTGTTGGCGGCCGGTCTGGCGCAGATTGGCGCATCCGAGCCGACCAAGCGCATCATCACCGGCGCGGTGATCGTCGTCGCGGTGGTGCTCGATACCTATCGCAGTCAGCGCGCAAGCCGGCGGACCTGAGTCATGGCAACGATCAAAGATGTGGCGGCACTCGCAGGGATTTCCTACACCACGGTTTCCCACGTGGTGAACAAGACCCGGCCGGTCAGCGAAGAAGTGCGGATCAAGGTCGAGGCGGCCATCAAGACCCTCGACTACGTCCCCAGCGCGGTGGCCCGGTCGCTCAAGGCCAAAACCACGGCGACCATCGGTTTGCTGGTGCCCAACAGCCTCAACCCGTACTTCGCCGAACTGGCCCGGGGCATCGAAGATTACTGCGAGCGCAATGGCTATTGCGTGATCCTCTGCAACTCCGACGATAACCCGGACAAGCAGCGCAGCTACCTGCGCGTGTTGCTC of the Pseudomonas sp. MAG733B genome contains:
- a CDS encoding sugar ABC transporter ATP-binding protein: MSVRDPNAVLTVSGIGKTYAQPVLTGIDLTLMRGEVLALTGENGAGKSTLSKIIGGLVTPTTGQMQFQGQDYRPGSRTQAEDLGIRMVMQELNLLPTLSVAENLFLDNLPSNGGWISRKQLRKAAIEAMAQVGLDAIDPDTLVGELGIGHQQMVEIARNLIGDCHVLILDEPTAMLTTREVEMLFEQITRLQARGVSIIYISHRLEELARVAQRIAVLRDGNLVCVEPMANYNSEQLVTLMVGRELGEHIDMGPRKIGAAALTVTGLTRADKVRDVSFEVRAGEIFGISGLIGAGRTELLRLIFGADTADSGTVALGSPAQVVSIRSPVDAVAHGIALITEDRKGEGLLLTQSIGANIALGNMPRISSSGFVNPGDEASLAQRQIDAMRIRSSGPAQLVSELSGGNQQKVVIGRWLERDCSVLLFDEPTRGIDVGAKFDIYALLGELTRQGKALVVVSSDLRELMLICDRIGVLSAGRLIDTFERDSWTQDDLLAAAFAGYQKRDALLNEAAPRDLP
- a CDS encoding sugar ABC transporter substrate-binding protein, with the translated sequence MKLPFAGRLLAVAMLAAASAALPVSSAFAETPAKPKVALVMKSLANEFFLTMEDGAKAYQKDHSGEFELISNGIKDETDTAGQTRIVEQMILAKVDALVIAPADSKAMVPVIKKAIDAGITVINIDNQLDPAVVKSKNISVPFVGPDNRKGARLVGEYLAKTLKAGDEVGIIEGVSTTTNAQARTAGFKDAMEAAQIKVVSVQSGDWEIDKGNKVAASILSEYPQTKALLAGNDSMALGVVSAVRAAGRAGKVEVVGYDNINAIKPMLADGRVLATADQFAAKQAVFGIETALKIIKGEKVDSSANGVIETPVELVTK
- a CDS encoding ABC transporter permease, with amino-acid sequence MKTVSSPGKRSGNFYGLGTYLGLAGALLAMVVLFSALSSHFLSYDTFSTLANQIPDLMVLAVGMTFVLIIGGIDLSVGSVLALAASTVSVAILGWGWSVLPAALLGMAAAALAGTITGSITVAWRIPSFIVSLGVLEMARGVAYQMTGSRTAYIGDAFAWLSNPIAFGISPSFIIALLIIFIAQAVLTRTVFGRYLIGIGTNEEAVRLAGINPKPYKILVFSLMGLLAGIAALFQISRLEAADPNAGSGLELQVIAAVVIGGTSLMGGRGSVISTFFGVLIISVLAAGLAQIGASEPTKRIITGAVIVVAVVLDTYRSQRASRRT